Within the Phaseolus vulgaris cultivar G19833 chromosome 9, P. vulgaris v2.0, whole genome shotgun sequence genome, the region gaaaagtgaaAGTGGCTGAGCCAACAGCGTTGTCTAAATTGAGATGAATTTGATATCATTCTTTAGGTACTGTTTTTTTACTTTTGGGTGTTTACCCGATACATCCATTTATGTATATTATAGATTGTATATCAACATTAGTATATGTACCGGTATGGACGAGACCATGGTCTTTCTGACCGAGACCTACTTGCCTGTCCGAGATCTAGTCTACCTGATCGAGACTAGGGAAACCTGGCCGAGACCTAAGAGACTTGGTCGAGAAGACCGAGACTAGGGAAACCTGGTCGAGACCTTAGAGACTTGGTCGATACGATCGAAACCTGGTCTACTTGATCGAGACCAGGGAAAcctggccgagaccttagagacttggccgagacaaCTGAGACCATGGAATCCTGGCCGACGGCCGACCCATATTACCGTTaatgctcaaaccaaggtcagtgaagttaatccgtcattaaggattaggtaatgcaaccctaagcgagATCCACTCCGCTAATCAGGCCCAATAAGGTAAgtccattagaataatataaatagcacacatcccaAGGAAAAAtgtacgtcatttattactgttcacctatcAAAGTACAGGTActcccaccatccggtgttcacccgagaccgagtgcggaaggagaagcaggaggacgagaagaaccCCAGTTCATCACCTAGCAACCTGACCGACcgaaagaaagagaagaagactttaatagttctctaggtctatCTTCCTAGAAGGAACAGtatacaatataaaatataatagaatGCGAGTACCACCATCAACTCTTGAAATCTGACTATTCAAAGTTAGATAATAACTTCTGATTTAACACCAATAAATGCTATGTCTCTGGTTTTGCGAATTGAATTTGACATTCCAAAATCCAACAGCTACAACTTTTATACACTTGAACAAGGGAAAGAGGAACACATAATCTCCTTTCAAAAACAGAACTTTACGAATATGAATAGTAAAAAAAGAAATCACAACCTCCTTGTAGTTAGTggtgattattattataattattattgtgtGATAAGGAATGGAACAATTTTGACGACTTACTTGAAATTTTAAGCTAACACAGTGATTCCATATTCTTGAGATGAAGGTTGTAAAGCACGAATGCGAATGTCATATTTGATTGGACTTGATGCTTGGGTAGCAGGTGATGGTTTTGTTCCGTTTGAAACGAGGGGAGAAGACAATGAAGTGTGATGATTGTAGGAATATCCAACATGGTTGCAACACTTGCGACAGAGAAGCTTGGTTTTTGGACGGAACAAACCCCACGAGTGCTTAGAAAAAAATGGGGCACATTCAATTTCTTCAGCACGGGTGAATCTGCTGTCATCAACGTTCAAGAATGATATAATTCCTCGCTTTATGGATTTCCCATATTTTGAACCGATGGAAGATATGCTCCGGTTAGAGGAGGATAGGTTAAGGTCGTACCCGCAAGTGCCACAACTGCAGAAGTTAGAGATATGTGCTTAGACATTGTAATTGCAAACTGGAAAAAAGAGAATTAAAAATTTCATTCAGATTGGACCATCACAATCATCAACAAGTATTGGGAAATGGTcaaatgaaagaaagaaaagtagAAGAGGAAACTACCTACTTTTTTCTTTGCTTTTGACCATGCACACTACTACAACTCAAGTCAAAATTTTACTACAGTTTACTGAAAAATTGGTCTCCTTGCTTTTTAGCAAACAGATCCTTCCATATTGCTTATCTTTCAAATCAGTAAACAGATAAACTACatcaaaattttcttttattgaaGAGATAAGATCATTTACAGCACCTAAAGTGAAGAACCTGAGTAGTCGTGTTCAAATTATATAGAGATTCCAATAAACCATTCGACTAACATGGGAGATAACTATGTTTCTCAAAGTGTGTGCATGATCAGAAGTTTAATCTTTGAGTAAGAACATCTATTAAGACGTGTTTCTGTAGATAAACTAGTATTTGACTATCCC harbors:
- the LOC137820196 gene encoding uncharacterized protein At4g08330, chloroplastic-like, whose protein sequence is MENSVFNKRSQVHQNPTSSSYTYSCYSQRDVQYSCGTCGYDLNLSSSNRSISSIGSKYGKSIKRGIISFLNVDDSRFTRAEEIECAPFFSKHSWGLFRPKTKLLCRKCCNHVGYSYNHHTSLSSPLVSNGTKPSPATQASSPIKYDIRIRALQPSSQEYGITVLA